From one Coffea eugenioides isolate CCC68of chromosome 11, Ceug_1.0, whole genome shotgun sequence genomic stretch:
- the LOC113754006 gene encoding transcription factor TGA2.3-like isoform X1, whose product MQSFKSATAAAPAVVTLTNSDMYCRSSIYLRGHEGGGGRNWTNYVDLGELEQSSFHQEHAVDLSTSSIYSDMKPSNVVAVSNSSLQFGGLNTNMGSGEMGSSGAVADTGQFLMQKGTMLSVGAGGTLGSGNFENWGESGMADHSQQTDTSTDVDTDEKSQFHGVRRGTLVGMDSMEQSGERNGDQKTLRRLAQNREAARKSRLRKKAYVQQLENSRLRLTQLEQELKQARQQGVLKASGYTGDQSMSGALAFDMDYARWLDEHQRMINDLRTAVNSQLGDNELRLIVDGVMSHYDEIFRLKDIGTKSDVFHMLSGMWKTPAERCFMWLGGFRSSEILKILGNHLEPLTDQQLIGICNLQQSSQQAEDALSQGMEALQQSLVETLSSNSLGPSGSTNVADYMGQMATAMGKLAMLENFLRQADLLRQQTLQQMHRILTTRQAARALLVINEYMSRLRALSSLWLARPKD is encoded by the exons atgcaaagcTTCAAATCAGCAACAGCAGCAGCTCCAGCGGTAGTTACTCTTACCAACTCGGATATGTATTGCCGTTCGTCCATTTATCTGAG GGGTCATGAAGGTGGTGGTGGTAGAAATTGGACAAACTATGTGGATCTTGGGGAGCTTGAGCAGTCATCATTTCACCAGGAGCATGCTGTTGATTTAAGCACAA GTTCGATATACAGCGACATGAAGCCAAGCAATGTTGTTGCTGTTAGTAATTCTAGCTTACAGTTTGGTGGGCTTAACACG AATATGGGTTCTGGAGAGATGGGATCATCAGGAGCTGTAGCGGATACGGGGCAGTTCTTGATGCAGAAGGGGACAATGCTGAGTGTTGGAGCTGGTGGGACTTTGGGAAGTGGGAATTTTGAGAACTGGGGAGAGTCTGGGATGGCAGATCACAGCCAACAGACTGATACTTCTACAGATGTTGACACTGATGAGAAAAGCCAG TTTCATGGCGTTCGCCGTGGAACATTAGTAGGCATGGATTCAATGGAACAGTCAGGAGAGAGAAATGGAGACCAGAAG ACACTGCGAAGGCTGGCTCAAAACCGAGAAGCTGCTCGAAAGAGTCGATTGAGAAAGAAA GCATATGTTCAACAGCTGGAAAATAGTAGGCTTAGACTTACACAACTGGAGCAGGAGCTCAAACAAGCACGGCAGCAG GGTGTACTCAAGGCTAGTGGATACACAGGAGATCAGTCTATGAGTG GGGCTTTGGCATTTGACATGGACTATGCCCGCTGGCTTGATGAACATCAAAGGATGATTAATGATCTCAGAACAGCTGTCAATTCTCAACTGGGAGATAATGAACTGAGGCTAATTGTTGATGGAGTAATGTCACACTATGACGAAATATTCAGGCTAAAAGATATTGGCACTAAGTCAGATGTATTTCACATGCTCTCTGGCATGTGGAAGACTCCAGCAGAAAGGTGTTTCATGTGGTTGGGCGGATTTCGTTCATCTGAGATTCTCAAG ATACTTGGAAACCATCTTGAACCTCTGACAGATCAACAGTTGATAGGCATCTGCAATCTGCAGCAGTCCTCCCAGCAGGCTGAGGATGCCTTGTCTCAAGGAATGGAAGCTTTGCAGCAATCGCTTGTTGAGACACTTTCGTCTAATTCCCTTGGTCCAAGTGGTTCTACTAATGTGGCTGATTACATGGGACAGATGGCAACTGCGATGGGTAAGCTTGCCATGCTGGAGAACTTCCTTCGTCAG GCCGACCTCCTGAGGCAGCAAACTTTGCAGCAAATGCATAGGATACTGACCACTCGTCAAGCTGCTCGTGCCCTCCTTGTCATTAATGAATACATGTCGAGGCTTCGGGCACTTAGTTCTTTGTGGTTAGCACGCCCTAAGGATTGA
- the LOC113754006 gene encoding transcription factor PERIANTHIA-like isoform X2 produces MGSGEMGSSGAVADTGQFLMQKGTMLSVGAGGTLGSGNFENWGESGMADHSQQTDTSTDVDTDEKSQFHGVRRGTLVGMDSMEQSGERNGDQKTLRRLAQNREAARKSRLRKKAYVQQLENSRLRLTQLEQELKQARQQGVLKASGYTGDQSMSGALAFDMDYARWLDEHQRMINDLRTAVNSQLGDNELRLIVDGVMSHYDEIFRLKDIGTKSDVFHMLSGMWKTPAERCFMWLGGFRSSEILKILGNHLEPLTDQQLIGICNLQQSSQQAEDALSQGMEALQQSLVETLSSNSLGPSGSTNVADYMGQMATAMGKLAMLENFLRQADLLRQQTLQQMHRILTTRQAARALLVINEYMSRLRALSSLWLARPKD; encoded by the exons ATGGGTTCTGGAGAGATGGGATCATCAGGAGCTGTAGCGGATACGGGGCAGTTCTTGATGCAGAAGGGGACAATGCTGAGTGTTGGAGCTGGTGGGACTTTGGGAAGTGGGAATTTTGAGAACTGGGGAGAGTCTGGGATGGCAGATCACAGCCAACAGACTGATACTTCTACAGATGTTGACACTGATGAGAAAAGCCAG TTTCATGGCGTTCGCCGTGGAACATTAGTAGGCATGGATTCAATGGAACAGTCAGGAGAGAGAAATGGAGACCAGAAG ACACTGCGAAGGCTGGCTCAAAACCGAGAAGCTGCTCGAAAGAGTCGATTGAGAAAGAAA GCATATGTTCAACAGCTGGAAAATAGTAGGCTTAGACTTACACAACTGGAGCAGGAGCTCAAACAAGCACGGCAGCAG GGTGTACTCAAGGCTAGTGGATACACAGGAGATCAGTCTATGAGTG GGGCTTTGGCATTTGACATGGACTATGCCCGCTGGCTTGATGAACATCAAAGGATGATTAATGATCTCAGAACAGCTGTCAATTCTCAACTGGGAGATAATGAACTGAGGCTAATTGTTGATGGAGTAATGTCACACTATGACGAAATATTCAGGCTAAAAGATATTGGCACTAAGTCAGATGTATTTCACATGCTCTCTGGCATGTGGAAGACTCCAGCAGAAAGGTGTTTCATGTGGTTGGGCGGATTTCGTTCATCTGAGATTCTCAAG ATACTTGGAAACCATCTTGAACCTCTGACAGATCAACAGTTGATAGGCATCTGCAATCTGCAGCAGTCCTCCCAGCAGGCTGAGGATGCCTTGTCTCAAGGAATGGAAGCTTTGCAGCAATCGCTTGTTGAGACACTTTCGTCTAATTCCCTTGGTCCAAGTGGTTCTACTAATGTGGCTGATTACATGGGACAGATGGCAACTGCGATGGGTAAGCTTGCCATGCTGGAGAACTTCCTTCGTCAG GCCGACCTCCTGAGGCAGCAAACTTTGCAGCAAATGCATAGGATACTGACCACTCGTCAAGCTGCTCGTGCCCTCCTTGTCATTAATGAATACATGTCGAGGCTTCGGGCACTTAGTTCTTTGTGGTTAGCACGCCCTAAGGATTGA